In Bacillota bacterium, a genomic segment contains:
- a CDS encoding DUF3298 and DUF4163 domain-containing protein has protein sequence MEHEQRRSVRLRQARILEPMVDILYPEVVGGTNSLAQQRMNRSIQRLVYKMIKEQRAAWAPGVVPKITGDYTVELNQQGLLSIVFTNFGFPPQAAHPMTFQRSLTFETITGYKYELADLFRPGFDYVAELSAIIAAEIEARDIPLLKPFEQISPDQDFYLTPRDLVIYFQLYEIAPYSAGILEFPIPYEDLDMNLCTLGPIPRLLMG, from the coding sequence ATGGAGCATGAACAACGGCGGTCCGTGAGGCTACGACAGGCAAGAATCCTGGAACCGATGGTGGATATCCTCTACCCGGAAGTAGTTGGTGGTACCAACAGTCTGGCTCAACAGAGGATGAACCGATCCATACAACGCTTGGTTTATAAGATGATCAAGGAACAAAGGGCGGCTTGGGCTCCCGGAGTAGTTCCTAAGATCACCGGAGACTACACCGTCGAACTCAATCAGCAAGGCCTGTTAAGCATCGTCTTTACCAATTTTGGATTTCCGCCTCAGGCAGCCCATCCGATGACCTTTCAACGCTCCCTCACCTTCGAAACAATCACTGGATATAAGTATGAGCTGGCGGATCTTTTCCGACCGGGATTCGACTATGTAGCGGAGTTGTCGGCCATTATCGCAGCGGAAATTGAAGCCCGAGATATTCCACTCTTGAAGCCCTTTGAGCAAATCTCTCCAGACCAGGATTTCTATTTGACCCCAAGGGACTTGGTGATTTATTTCCAACTCTATGAGATTGCTCCCTATTCAGCAGGTATCCTGGAGTTCCCCATCCCCTATGAAGATCTCGACATGAATCTCTGTACCCTTGGACCAATTCCTCGCCTTTTGATGGGCTAA
- a CDS encoding OmpH family outer membrane protein, which produces MQRTWLYGVALVVAALGLLAAITMLSGDVVGVVDSQRIMEEFVVARVQKSLEEEAERLQSELDQAIAETAELPVEERVPKVDELKEEYQRRLDEYKTQLVEPKIQQVKTVIKEVASARRVDMVIDNASQLVLYGGVDLTDEVLEELGK; this is translated from the coding sequence ATGCAGCGTACCTGGTTGTACGGGGTGGCACTGGTGGTAGCAGCTCTGGGACTGCTCGCGGCGATCACGATGCTGTCCGGTGATGTGGTTGGGGTGGTAGATTCCCAACGGATAATGGAGGAATTTGTCGTTGCCAGGGTACAGAAATCCTTGGAGGAGGAAGCCGAGAGGCTGCAGTCGGAACTGGATCAAGCCATTGCCGAGACCGCCGAGCTACCCGTGGAGGAGCGAGTCCCTAAGGTGGATGAACTAAAGGAAGAGTATCAACGGCGCCTGGACGAGTACAAGACCCAGTTGGTGGAACCAAAGATTCAGCAGGTTAAGACTGTCATTAAAGAGGTGGCAAGCGCTCGCCGGGTGGATATGGTCATCGACAATGCCAGTCAGTTGGTTTTGTACGGCGGAGTTGATCTGACCGATGAGGTACTGGAAGAGCTTGGTAAGTGA